Part of the Oncorhynchus keta strain PuntledgeMale-10-30-2019 chromosome 31, Oket_V2, whole genome shotgun sequence genome, GGTTCTTAGACGACTTCTTATTTTTGATATTAGTGTCTGAGTCAGTCACTTGGAGAAATTCATGATTTGATTGACATTACTGTTTTGTAGAAGACCGTCTCTGCATATACATTTGCAATTATTTAATTAAATATGGACACAATGGTTTTTAGTTTATCTGATAAAGATTGAGACTATTTTGTGTAAAAAAATGTAGTAATCTTATCAAATTCATCTTATTGGATAATTGATGGGCTGAATAAAAGATTGGAGCCTGTCTTTTGCTCAATGAGCTTTCATTACTACTCTCTCATGTGACACATTTGCATGATGCTTAAAGAGGAATCAATTTTGGacttaaatgaatgatatgtacccattgattcttaaagaatataacttataaatgcctcatgagcttcgTTCAACTGTGATTCTCCATCAGAAccaaaaatataagcttgttttccTCCAATGTTTGTCATCAAAatacatgtaaacaaacactacatAGCCTCATAGCAttgttaaaactatcattttgatatcatggatggtcaggcATTGCATCCATGGCTCCTTCTATGAATTTGACAGTGgtaacatttctccagccccatccctcagccttttgtttttgttttttaccaaaacaggggCGGGGATGTACTTTGTTACGGTTTCAACTCCTGATTGCTGCTTTAAATAAAGATTTAATCAAGTGCCTAAAGCTACTGATTTAGAAGTATTGTATAGTTTATAAAACAGTGATTTCATTAAAAACTTTAAACTTCCATTCCATGTATTAAACTTGTACTTCATATGCTAAGTAAGATCTTTCAAAATCGAAAGAAGACAATCTTGGAAGACAAGTCCTGCTTTGCTTTGTAAACTGAATATGATTTCTGATCTATGAAAAGGCCAAAACAAATGTTATTCTAAAACACTACGAACATAATACAGTAAGACAATAGAAGAACATACATTTATTGTCAAAGTGAAATGATTGACATTAAAGAAAATATGCCTGATTTATATGAAAGGTCAAAACGGaacattattttttaaaacttctCTATAGCTACATTACGACAGATCCTTGATTCAAAAACATAAAAACAGAACCAGATTGGGGTCAATTCAAATTGAAGTCAGCTAATGAAGGTTTTCCATTGTAAATGaaaatcacttcctgaattgagtgAATTCGAATTGACCACAACAGACAGATGCAGGGGTCCTTAAATTAGAATAAAACTCAATGTAATTCTCAAGTGGAGATGCAATAATATATGAGTTCAGTATGTGAGAATACCTCTTAAGAGAGTGTCCCTGCAATTTAATCTGACCATAGTAAGGCTCTACTCTCACAGATCCAACGGTTCTGCATGCTACATAATTCAGCATTCCAATTAGCCAAAGGCGCATCATTTGGGACAGTTAACACGCAATTACCCCCCCCAGTTTGTCTCTTCCAAAACCTGTGAAAAGAGAACACCGCCATGAATGAAAAGAAATGACTGAGTCAAATAATGATTTAACAATGTGTCTTTGTTGTATTTACATTGCATGAAAGGTTCTTACCCATCAGTCTGGTGACTTCCATTAACCCAGAGCCATTGGTTGACATTAGCTATGTCAGTCAAACCGATCCAGTATCCATGATAAATATCAAAGTAGTATTGAGTGTGGTTATGAATGAATTCCTGAATGTGAAATGAATGAAACCACAAGTAAAAACATTTTTATATGGTAATCCACAGTTTCAGGAGAGAGTGTCTAAACGTTACGAATAAATGTATCTAATCAGGTCCAAATGAGCGAGAATAACAAAAGGCAGAACAGGTAGCAGCAGTATAATGACCTTTGTGCTTTTGTTTTTCAGTAACAACTGGTTTACATTGAGCTCATATCTACATGTCACACATTATAATATAGTTCCCATTTCACTTTTTGGAGATCCACTTTAAATGTGAAATTAATCTGTCCCTCAAAACTCTAGTCTGTAGCATTGTCCCACCTGTTCCGTTTGACTTCCTATGACAAGCAGATCAGAATGATTTTTTTTGCAATTCTCTCTGCTTTGTTCCCAGGTCTTCCAGGGACTGGAATGGTATAAAATCTGGTAACAACTAGATTGGAACAACATCCAACCACTTCGACAAGGGTTACACTTTCTCTCTGCAACAATGAAGAATTACAGGTAATAATTATTAGTTGGTAATTGTACTACATACGTATTATCAATATTACAGAGTAAGATAGAAAGTGTAAAGTTTGTCTTTAGTGTACACtaagggtgtcaaactcattccgtgGAGGGCAGAGTGTCTTCAGGTTTTAGTTTTGTCCTtctattaagacctagacaaccaggtgaggggagttccttactaattagtgaccttaaatcatcaatcaagtacaagggtggagcgaaaacccgcagacacttggccctccgTGGGATGAGTTTGACACGTGGTGTACACTTTGACGAAAACAAGGCCAACAGGAAGGGGGCTTACCTCCTACGTCATCCTTTGGTGAACAATATTGATTGACTGGAAAATTTTCAAACTGATATATGTACCCAAGATTCCAGTtcagtctatccctctctcttgacAATGCTTCTTTCTCAGCCGCTAAACGTTGGTTTGCAGTGCTTACTTTGCTATAATCACACCGCAAAATGTGATTGGCTGTACTCAGATTGCTGTTGAGGTTCGTAAGGTTCGCACACACATCTGTTAGTTGCTCCAGTTCCCTCACCAACTTTGTGTTGTGCTCTGACAGGGCAGTGCTGActatggagagagaaggacatgTTTACTCTATGATGTCATCCTGCACCACTCCACAATCCATGTTATGTTATGATCCACATACTCACAGTACACATAGAGGCCTATAATGGCTGAAACCAAGAGGACACAAAGAACACCCAAACACACTGCCACTCCTCGAAAGGGTTGAGAGTGGAGAGCAGGCCTCTCATCCACTAGGAATAGCAAAAATAAGATTCATGTTATTATAGCCAAATTGTTAGCATGTTACCAGTGTATACATTTAATGGTAAGCGTTATTCCATATTTTGATGAAATCTAATAATTGAACAGTAAATGGTGGATAATTTGAGGAAATATATCTACATTtagctttttgttgttgttgtatttctTATTTTATTCAAGCGGATAAGGTCCTCGCACACGCAGTGACATAATTCCTCTATGCCAAATTGCCATTCAGACGATGTTAAAGCGAAACATTTTTTAATTGTTGGAGGCAACCCGGATATCTAGAGAGACTAATTGCACAATAACGCAGATCTTCCACAGTTCGGTATCTCTCAAATGTACCTGCTGTGGCAGGATTCCGTTGAGTGACCGCACTTCCCTTAACTTCAGCATATACTGTTTCTTCCTCTTTTTTCTCTATGGGgaagagaaaggagacacataCATATTCAATAATATTAACCCATTTGTTCCTACATTTTCCCAGACATGCCCCATACCCTAATATTGAAACAATCAAGTACTGATACATCCATATCCTACCCTTAAATGTTACTATTTGTTACTCATAGACCCCAGTTTCTTTGTCAAAACTCCTCGTCCCTGTTGCTTTcctattcttcaaagtagccaccctttgccctgatgacagttttgcacactcttggcattctctcaaccagcttcatgaggtagtcacctgggcccagattcacaaaatCATCTTAAcaataaatgtattttatttatttttttacctttatttaaccaggcaagtcagttaagaacatattcttattttcaatgacggcctgggaacagtgggttaactgcctgttcaggggcagaacgacagatttgtaccttgtcagctcaggggtttgaactcgcaaccttccggttactagtccaacgctctaaccactaggctacgctgccgctaaCTTAAAGAAAGTTAAGCAAAGTTGCTATTCCTCAAAAAGGTTATTGGAAATGTTATTGCACTATTTCTTATGTTTCTCCTTAAGCAAAAAGTTTACAAGAAATTAGATTCTTGAAAATAAAGTTATTGGATTTGTTCTTAATTCCATGATAGATAAACCCTTGTCTTAAACTCTGGGCAGTGAGAGAATAagcaattgaacatgtttaatccACTCAAACGTCAAATTAAAGTTTCAGTATAGATTATTTTAAACCAAAGTACATATTTTAGAACAGTCATCTCAGTAGGAAATATGCTAACATGATTGCCATTGCTAGCTAGATAGCTTGCTAAATTGGTTGCCTAGCACCAGACATCAGACCAAACATAAGAAGATTCGTAAGAAGATATATGAGGAGTTTGAAAATCATTAAAGGGAAATGGAAACACTATGATTAAGAATGCCATCTAACTGTAATTGTAAATCACCATATTGGCATTGTTGCGTCACTGGCAGGAGAGAGTATTTTGGAATTCCCCAAAATGCCTGAATTTACAGAGCAGCTCCAAGTCTGAGAATTAGTTTATTACAGAGAATGACATAATTGTTAGTTAGGGAGCCAATAAACCTACTGAAGCCGTTCATGTTTGAGCCGATCGTTGCCCCAGATCAAAGAGTTTGTTCTCGTAGCAGTAACAACACAGATATGCCGCCTGAAACACCTCAGCTTGAGGGCAAACACAAACTGGTGTGAGTGGGGATGCTGCCAGGTAATGGCTagagtaggagtgtgtgtgttgtagaaaGATGGTAGCGATACAGCACAATATCCCAGCGGATGGTGGCTGTATTATGCAGTCAGAAGTTCACCCTATCGGCACAAGGGAGAATTGGACGAGGTGTATGGCGTCTCATCCCTGTGTGTGCCATTTCCACCAAAACACCATGCCCGAACCGCACATGCACAAATTGATTTGGTCCCACACACCAAACGCAATCAcaacacgcaggttgaaatatctaaacaaactctgaaccaattatgtTAATTTGGGGGCAGGTTGAAAAGCATGAAACATTtttggcaatttagctagctagcttgcagttgctagttgtgttgtgacaaggtaggggtggtatacagaagatagcccaattTCGTAAAAGACcagaagtccatattatggcaagaatagctcaaataggcaaagagaaacgacagtccatcaagAGCCAGAATTCATTAGCATTACCAGACTCATAAATCAGcatttaactgcacctcagattgcagcccaaataaaatgcttcacagagttcaagtaacagacacatctcaacatcaactgtcgaattgctgcaaagaaaccacttctaaaggacatcaataagaagaagagacttgcttggcccaAAAAAaatagcaatggacattagaccggtggaaatctgtcctttggtcagaTTAGTCAAAAttgtagatttttggttccaaccgccgtagCTTTGTGAgagacagagtaggtgaatagatgatctccgcatgtgtggttcccatcgtgaagtatggaggagatgtgatggtatgggggtgctttgctggtgacactgtctgtgacttatttagaattcaaggcacaattaacTAGCATGtctatcacagcattctgcagcgatacgccatcccatatggtttgcgcttagtgggacaataatacatttttcaataggacaatgacccaaaacacacctccaggctgtgtaaggactatttcaccaaggagagtgaaggagtgctgcatcagatgacctggcctccacaatcacccgacctcaacccaattgagatggtttggggacctcagagtgaaggaaaagcagccaacaagtgctcagcatatgtgggaactccttcaatactgttggaaaagcattcctcatggcacacctgttaattgaaatggattccaggtgactacctcatgaagctggttgagagaatgacaagagtgtgcaaagctgtcatcaaggcaaagggtggctactttgaatactATTaggtataaaatatatttggatttgtttaacactttttgtggttactacgtgattccatgtgttatttcatagttttgatgtcttcactattatgctgcaatgtaaaaaaaatttgaatgagtatgtgtgtccaaacttttgaccggtactgtatttTATAAATTAGAGACACTGTGTATGTGGATTAATTAATTTACCTCAAGTATCATGGATTCAATGTACTGAAAATTAAGGCACATgtgctacatgaccaaaagtgtgtggacacatctcattccaaagtcgTGGGCATTAATAATGGAGTTGCTCCCACTTTTGCTGTattaacagtctccactcttctgggaaggttttaaactagatgttggaacattgctgctggaacttccattcagccacaagagcattggtgaggttgggcactgatgttgggcgattaggcctggctctcagtcggcgtcccagttcattccaaaggtgttcgatgagttgaggtcagggctctatgcaggccagtcaaattcttccacaccgatctcgacaaaccatttctgtatggaccttgctttgtgcatgggggcattgtcatgctaaatcaggaaaggaccttccctaaaatgttgccacaaagttgaaagaacagaatcgtctaaaatgtcattgtatgccgtagtgttaagatttcccttcactggaactaaggtgcctaatccgaaccatgaaaaacgtccccagaccattattcctcctccaccaaactttacagttgtcactatgcattggggcaggtagcgttctcctggcatccgccaaacccagaatcGGCCATCGGACCGCCAGATggggaagcgtgattcatcactccagagaacgagtTTCCACTGCTCAAGAGTCCAATAGCAGTGAGCATTACACCACTGCAGCCTACGcgtggcattgcacatggtgatcttaggcttgtgtgcgctgctcggccatggaaacccatttcatgaagctcccgacgaacagttattgtgctgatattgcttccagaggcaatttggaactcggtagtgagtgttgcaaccgagaacagGCAATATTTAC contains:
- the LOC118364434 gene encoding C-type lectin domain family 12 member B-like; protein product: MSEELHYSTVVFKNPIISLLEEKKEEETVYAEVKGSAVTQRNPATAVDERPALHSQPFRGVAVCLGVLCVLLVSAIIGLYVYFSTALSEHNTKLVRELEQLTDVCANLTNLNSNLSTANHILRCDYSKVSTANQRLAAEKEALSRERDRLNWNLGYIYQFENFPVNQYCSPKDDVGERKCNPCRSGWMLFQSSCYQILYHSSPWKTWEQSRENCKKNHSDLLVIGSQTEQEFIHNHTQYYFDIYHGYWIGLTDIANVNQWLWVNGSHQTDGFWKRQTGGGNCVLTVPNDAPLANWNAELCSMQNRWICESRALLWSD